One genomic window of Micropterus dolomieu isolate WLL.071019.BEF.003 ecotype Adirondacks unplaced genomic scaffold, ASM2129224v1 contig_14052, whole genome shotgun sequence includes the following:
- the LOC123966707 gene encoding protein-methionine sulfoxide oxidase mical3b-like, whose protein sequence is MGDESYPECRAQELFDEFVSASTCRATLRSFSQLCDHLQLDQSAAERPLYRTIKCRLNYWRANALWAKLDRRAGQQEYQRARVCSNTTCVIIGAGPCGLRTAVELSFMGARVVLLEKRDSFSRNNVLHLWPFTIHDLRGLGAKKFYGKFCAGSIDHISIRQLQLVLLKVALLLGVQVHVNVEFKNLVEPPEDQHRHKVGWRMEVSPKSHPLNQLVFDVIIGADGRRNTLPGFRRKEFRGKLAIAITANFKNRNTTAEAKVEEISGVAFIFNQRFFQELRQETGIDLENIVYYKDDTHYFVMTAKKQSLLEKGVIIQDFADTAQLLSRGNVDQNALQAYAREAANFSTNHQLPSLDFAINHYGQPDVAMFDFTCMYASENAAMVRQRHGHQLLVTLVGDSLLE, encoded by the exons ATGGGAGACGAGTCTTACCCAGAATGCCGAGCTCAGGAGCTGTTTGACGAGTTTGTGTCGGCGTCGACCTGCAGGGCGACGCTGAGGTCCTTCAGCCAGCTGTGTGACCATCTGCAGCTGGACCAGAGCGCCGCCGAGAGGCCTCTGTACCGGACCATCAAGTGCCGCCTCAACTACTGGAGGGCCAACGCTCTGTGGGCCAAACTGGACCGAAGGGCCGGCCAGCAGGAGTACCAGAGGGCCCGGGTCTGCAGCAACACCACC TGCGTGATTATCGGGGCGGGGCCCTGTGGTTTGAGGACGGCGGTGGAGCTGAGCTTCATGGGAGCTCGGGTGGTGCTGCTGGAGAAGAGAGACTCCTTCTCCAGGAACAACGTGCTCCACCTGTGGCCCTTCACCATCCACGACCTGCGGGGCCTCGGGGCCAAAAAGTTCTACGGGAAGTTCTGTGCCGGCTCCATCGACCACATCA gTATCCGTCAGCTGCAGCTGGTCCTCCTGAAGGTCGCCTTACTGCTGGGGGTCCAAGTCCACGTCAACGTGGAGTTTAAGAACCTGGTGGAGCCGCCGGAGGATCAGCACAGGCACA AGGTGGGCTGGAGGATGGAGGTGAGTCCAAAGTCTCATCCTCTCAATCAGCTGGTGTTTGATGTCATCATTGGAGCAGACGGACGCAGGAACACACTACCAG GTTTCAGGCGTAAAGAATTCAGAGGGAAGCTGGCCATCGCCATCACAGCcaactttaaaaacagaaacaccaccGCTGAGGCCAAAGTGGAGGAGATCAGCGGGGTGGCTTTCATCTTCAACCAGAGGTTCTTTCAGGAACTACGGCAGGAAACTG GGATCGATCTGGAGAACATTGTGTACTACAAAGATGACACTCACTACTTTGTAATGACGGCAAAGAAACAGAGTCTGTTGGAGAAGGGGGTCATCATCCAG GATTTTGCAGACACCGCGCAGCTCCTCTCTCGTGGGAACGTAGATCAGAATGCGTTGCAAGCATATGCCCGCGAGGCAGCCAACTTCTCCACCAATCACCAGCTGCCATCGCTGGACTTCGCCATAAATCACTACGGTCAGCCGGACGTCGCCATGTTCGATTTCACCTGCATGTACGCATCAGAGAACGCCGCAATGGTTCGTCAGCGACACGGACACCAGCTGCTGGTCACACTTGTGGGGGACAGTCTGCTGGag